CCCGCTTCGATCAGTTGCGGCAATTGCGGGTTGGCGAGCATTTCGGGAGTGGGAGCGGGGAGTGATGCGACGAACTCGCGTGCGGCGGCAGCCGACTCGCTGTTGCCGGCCGCTTCAAAGTTGACGATCGAGGTGAGAGCGATCGCGAGTTTTTGCAGTTCGTTGAGATTGGGAGCGGTGCGGACGATGTTCAGTCGCAGCCGGCCGAGGAATTCGTCCTGGCCGCCGATGATGCTGTGATACTCGCTGACCGCACCGGCCAGACGACGGATTGTTGCGGGGTCGGCATGCTCATCGACGCGGCGCAAGAGATCCAGTACTCCTTCGAGACGCTTGGCGGTGAACGAGAGTTCCACCATCTTCAGATCGATGAGGTCGGCCTTAGTCACATCGCTGGTGTCGGCGGGAATCTCGACTGTTTCAGTCGCCAGGACCAGCGCTGCGTCGGTGCGGTTAAGCTGGATCAGCGCGGCCGCTTTCAGGGACTTTGCGGTCTCCTGATCTTCCTTGTGAGCTGCGCTGGACTGCAGAACGGATTCGAGAGTCTTCAAGGCTTCTTCCGGCTTTTCGTCCGCGATGAAGACGCGGCCTTGTTGCACGGCCAGCACCTGCAGGCGAGTAGGCTTGCCTGCGGACTCGGCGAGTTCCTTGTCGAGAGTCACCTGGACTTCCGCAGGCGACTTTCCCCGAGCCAGCAGGAAGGGCACCATCCCGCGCATATTCGCGAGGTAATCGCTTTCCTTACGGGCGTTCAGGTCATCGACCCACTTGGACCATTTCTGATGGACTTCGGTCGGGTTGTCTTTGTTGCTGGCGACGAGCCGTTCGACGGTCGGATACCAGAAGCCTTCGACGAGTTCGCTCGGCAGGGCGCTGAGGAATTTATCGAGCTGGGCGGGGTCGGTAATGTCCTGCGGCTTTTGTCCGGCGAGCGCGCTACTAGCGCTCGCGAAGGCTGTCCGGGATTCTTCAACCCGTTTGACAAAGCTGTCGACATCGCCGCCGCCTGCAAAGCCGGCCAGCGGCTGCAGGTCGGCATCGGCGAAGACGAACGACGGGAAGGCATGCACATCCAGTTGCTTCAGTGCGGCTCGCACCTGATCCTGATACTCCTGCGGGAAGGAGTCACGCTGGGAATCATCCATGTAGACGCAGATCAAGTGTTCGTTCACCGCTTCGCCGACGGGGGCTTCCGGCATCGTGCCTGATTCGAACATCCGGCACGGCCCGCACCACGAGGGGGCGGTGAAGAGAATCAGCAGCGGCTTGTTTGCGGCCTTGGCTTCAGCCTGGGCCTCGGCGAGATTGATCCGCCACTTGATGGCCGATTTCGCGGGAGGAAGTTCAAAGACCTCAGCCGGCTTGTCCGCCGTCGAAGTTTCCGCCGCCAGGGCGAGCGGACAGAGGAGAGTCAGGTTTAATAACAGCAGCAAGAGAGTTCGGCGCATCAGGCTCACGGGGGGGAGGTTGAAGGTTGATGGTTTAAGGTTGAAGGACAAAAGAGAGCGCATTCACTCTCAACGCTCATCCCTCAACTCTCAACGAGATTCCCATACTGAACTGGCGGCGAGCGTGCTGGTCAAGCGGTTTTGAGAGGCTCGCGGCGCTTTTGTGAAAACGGGATTCGATTCGGCAAAGCGAGGATCAGAATGGGATACAACGCCGCTCAAAACGCGAGGTCACGCTGCCGTCGGGGGATTATTTCTTGATGACGCCGAGCGATTCAGCGCCTTCGATTTCCATGACGATGTCCTGCATGTTCTCCCCTTCAGCGACGCGGACATTGAAGGGGGACAGAGTCGGATCGGCATAGTTGATAATCTTGCTTTCCTTGCCGACGAAGCTGGGTCCGAACTGACAGAAGACTTTGTATTGCGTGGCGGGGACGCCCTCAATCACATACAGGCCATCGTCGTTGGAGATCTGCACTGAATAGCGTTTCTTGGCGTTCTTGCCTGCCCCGTCCCCTCTGCGTTTCTGCATGATGACCCCGGCGGGATCACTTTGAATATCGTCCAGGGATGCGGCACAGATCATCACACTCCCTTTCTTGGCGGGCTTTCCGTTGATCACCACTCGCCCGTAAAGCACGTTTTGCCCCTGTTTCACCAGCTTCGGATCAAGCTGGACGGGCGGGAGCGGGGATTCTGGCGCGGCGGATGTCTTCACCACGGCAACGGTGTGAATCTTGGGGCCGAACAACCCGGTGCCGCAGCCCGTCAATGAACTCGCGAGGACAGTGGCGATTCCCAAACGACAGACGACTTTGGGGGACCAGTTCTGGAGACGCGGGGAGTTGTCCCCTGTTGTGATGCTCCCTGCCCCATTTTGTCGCAGCATCGAAATTACCAACAGCGGCATCTTGATCTCCGCATTGATGAACTTGCAGCCAGCAAGGCATGCCTTGTCCAATAACTCTGGCATCAGAACTCGTAGGGCCGCATTGCATGCGGCCCCACGACTGTCAAACTCCGCAGAAAATTAGAATTCGCCGACGATGTTTCCATCGTTGCGATTCTGGATGTTGCGGAAGATGTTGGCGTCGAGCGTGGCGATGCTCAGCGTGCGAACTCCCCCATCAATCGTAAGGGCGTTCGTGATTCCCGTTCCGTGCAAACTGCTGAACGACGAATAACCGGCGGGGTTGGCTGTCCGATAGGCGAACCATTCGGCGTAAACAGGAGTGACGCAGGCTCCGAA
This window of the Planctomicrobium piriforme genome carries:
- a CDS encoding thioredoxin family protein; amino-acid sequence: MRRTLLLLLLNLTLLCPLALAAETSTADKPAEVFELPPAKSAIKWRINLAEAQAEAKAANKPLLILFTAPSWCGPCRMFESGTMPEAPVGEAVNEHLICVYMDDSQRDSFPQEYQDQVRAALKQLDVHAFPSFVFADADLQPLAGFAGGGDVDSFVKRVEESRTAFASASSALAGQKPQDITDPAQLDKFLSALPSELVEGFWYPTVERLVASNKDNPTEVHQKWSKWVDDLNARKESDYLANMRGMVPFLLARGKSPAEVQVTLDKELAESAGKPTRLQVLAVQQGRVFIADEKPEEALKTLESVLQSSAAHKEDQETAKSLKAAALIQLNRTDAALVLATETVEIPADTSDVTKADLIDLKMVELSFTAKRLEGVLDLLRRVDEHADPATIRRLAGAVSEYHSIIGGQDEFLGRLRLNIVRTAPNLNELQKLAIALTSIVNFEAAGNSESAAAAREFVASLPAPTPEMLANPQLPQLIEAGKDRVSALKFLSKNSRGAVKAQYLLQAALCCRECDRQDQVQELIVEADKVLAELPPSTNPTALHAAQELRKKCES